The Catharus ustulatus isolate bCatUst1 chromosome 26, bCatUst1.pri.v2, whole genome shotgun sequence genome has a window encoding:
- the LUZP1 gene encoding leucine zipper protein 1: MAECTGYKETSNRHLRFKLQSLSRRLDELEEATKNLQKAEDELLDLQDKVIQAEGSNSSMLADIEALRKRVLKIEGKDEEIRKAEELCRLMKEKLEEEESLTRDLKAEIELLQKRMAELEKLEEAFSRSKNDCTQLCLSLNEEKNLTKKISTELEILRVKVKELESSEDRLDKTEQTLTAELEKLKSLAMSFITERKHFNEREKQNEKIIQELTQKLEQNNKLNRADQTRNASNLLERSSNNLLDRNDMRIEDDLTSALPSKETRRKGSVDYLKHVENETRNKSENQKNKNQEDNKVKDLTQEIEKLKTQIKHFESLEEELKKVRAKNNDLQDSYLSEQNKNKLLAGQLEEIKMQIKKQKDLENGEVENEDTSFSSRGKHDRPKYRGVLGDLTAAKHKPRELSPQQRRDRARNRDLSSSNDSYSHSGKQVPSPSLGNRRAGKTSGASALSDTAGTDTRKVEEKSLVSTISSGQKESCVVQNEGRRSKEQPSVLSRYPPAAQEQKSWKALSKPVGDTGLRSKAEKPSQVLRSNCQNGADTRDEKSGKGESMGSLAEKLKTGQDEVSECLRDMQLTRGNHTSSNGTVSAYRYHVSSSVSDSAASKVEAASTFAASHRQPSEGRAKRAAMSQEKEAADTSLESVKLSTLTKRSHHSRSQEDILQILTGLEKEGIEQSSGSATDHVNMGLKTDSKTIQSNQEKLNSDEESGRGKNPTTQSDFETRRKVGSKQFSNSRGVFRASLFENDKRTVNDEDSTKCINPSDANTGGLKSRRTFSPREALRSKAIIKPAIVEKDMKAVMGGAVSEAESEKQKSAFKTVTNKMSSSITIFPSEPTAPRSTSDIAAKERHVTTSNIRVASNEPSPSTTNNVTSPFEISVNRSALKSSETDRSGEAARSKAETVVSRSSIMLKTSELMERSSETPLETISWKSHGSSDASSSETKHVTVRSSWRTRQGLHSLEDSQTKVEKSATFSVTNLCRSSVDLSEGEGNSSKADFLEQTSSRTSATANSWSAPDPVLGSRRTKSNLSASELLTCRSSGSDPPAAAASQRNTLPDESKDFVSSSRRKHYGSSEYLLQADTLGKRTATKVELQDPESNSPAPAGLQGEEQGAARAGRTSRR; this comes from the exons ATGGCAGAATGTACAGGTTACAAGGAAACCTCAAATCGGCACCTACGTTTCAAATTGCAGAGCCTTAGTCGCCGCCTTGATGAACTGGAGGAAGCAACTAAAAatctgcagaaagcagaggatGAGCTGCTTGACCTCCAGGACAAAGTTATCCAGGCAGAAGGCAGCAACTCCAGCATGCTGGCTGACATTGAGGCCCTGAGGAAAAGAGTGCTGAAGATTGAAGGCAAGGATGAAGAAATTAGGAAGGCTGAAGAGCTTTGCAGATTAATGAAAGAGAAGCTTGAAGAGGAGGAGAGCCTCACTCGAGATCTGAAGGCAGAAATTGAGCTCCTTCAGAAGAgaatggcagagctggagaagctggaggagGCCTTCAGCAGGAGCAAGAATGACTGTACACAGCTGTGTCTTAGCCTCAATGAAGAAAAGAACTTGACCAAAAAGATATCTACAGAATTAGAAATACTCAGAGTGAAAGTGAAAGAACTGGAATCATCTGAGGACAGGCTGGATAAAACTGAGCAGACCTTAACAGCTGAGttagaaaagctgaaatccttAGCCATGAGCTTTATCAcggaaagaaaacattttaatgaaagagaaaaacaaaatgaaaaaataatccagGAGCTAACACAGAAACTAGAACAAAACAATAAACTAAATAGGGCAGATCAAACTAGAAATGCATCCAACTTGCTGGAAAGGTCATCCAACAATCTCCTGGACAGAAATGATATGAGAATTGAAGATGACTTGACTTCTGCACTGCCTTCTAAAGAGACCAGGAGGAAGGGAAGCGTGGATTACCTGAAACATGTGGAAAATGAAACCAGGAATAAATCAGAAaaccaaaagaataaaaaccaggAAGACAACAAAGTGAAAGATCTCACCCAAGAAATTGAGAAACTTAAAACTCAGATCAAACATTTTGAATCTTTAGAAGAAGAACTTAAAAAAGTGAGAGCCAAAAATAATGACCTGCAAGACAGTTACTTAAGTgagcagaataaaaacaaactctTAGCAGGTCAgctagaagaaataaaaatgcaaataaagaaacagaaagatctGGAGAATGGAGAAGTTGAAAATGAAGATACAAGTTTTTCTAGCAGAGGCAAACATGACCGACCTAAGTACAGAGGTGTGCTGGGTGATTTGACAGCTGCCAAGCACAAGCCAAGGGAGCTGTCACCGCAGCAGCGCCGCGACAGGGCCCGCAACAGGGACCTCTCCAGCAGCAATGACAGCTACAGCCACAGTGGCAAGCAGGTGCCCAGTCCAAGCTTAGGGAACAGAAGAGCAGGGAAAACTTCTGGTGCATCTGCCCTTTCAGACACTGCTGGCACAGATACAAGAAAAGTGGAAGAGAAATCTTTAGTTTCCACTATTTCTTCTGGTCAGAAGGAAAGCTGCGTTGTGCAGAATGAGGGGAGGAGATCCAAGGAGCAGCCATCTGTCCTCAGCCGATatcctcctgctgcacaggagcAGAAGTCTTGGAAAGCACTTTCCAAACCTGTTGGTGATACAGGCCTGAGATCCAAGGCTGAAAAGCCATCTCAGGTGCTCCGTAGCAACTGCCAAAATGGTGCTGACACACGGGATGAAAAGTCAGGCAAAGGAGAATCAATGGGTTCTTTGGCTGAGAAGCTGAAAACAGGTCAGGATGAAGTCAGTGAGTGCTTGAGGGACATGCAGCTCACAAGGGGTAACCACACCTCTTCCAATGGCACCGTCTCAGCATACAGGTACCACGTGTCCTCCAGTGTGTCAGACTCTGCTGCCTCTAAAGTGGAAGCAGCGAGCACTTTTGCTGCATCCCACAGACAGCCCTCAGAGGGGAGGGCTAAAAGGGCAGCAATGTCCCAGGAAAAGGAAGCTGCTGATACATCACTTGAAAGTGTGAAGCTTTCCACGCTAACGAAGCGTTCCCATCACTCCAGGAGCCAGGAGGACATTCTGCAGATTCTCACAGGTCTGGAAAAAGAAGGCATCGAGCAGTCTTCAGGTTCAGCAACAGATCATGTAAATATGGGTTTAAAAACTGACTCCAAAACCATCCAGAGTAACCAGGAAAAACTGAATTCAGATGAAGAATCAGGGAGAGGCAAAAACCCAACCACTCAGTCAGATTTTGAGACAAGAAGGAAAGTCGGTTCCAAACAGTTCTCTAATTCTAGGGGAGTTTTTAGAGCATCACTTTTTGAAAATGACAAAAGAACTGTGAATGATGAAGACTCTACTAAGTGCATAAATCCATCAGATGCCAACACTGGAGGACTGAAATCCAGAAGAACCTTCAGCCCTAGAGAAGCTCTGAGATCAAAAGCCATCATTAAGCCTGCAATTGTTGAGAAGGATATGAAGGCAGTCATGGGAGGGGCTGTTTCAGAGGCAGAGTCAGAGAAACAGAAGTCTGCTTTTAAAACGGTAACAAATAAAATGTCAAGCAGCATCACAATCTTCCCTTCTGAACCAACAGCTCCAAGGAGCACTTCAGATATAGCAGCAAAGGAAAGGCATGTTACCACCAGCAATATCAGAGTTGCTTCAAATGAGCCTTCACCTTCAACAACAAACAATGTCACTTCACCCTTTGAGATTTCGGTTAATAGAAGTGCTCTGAAGTCATCTGAGACAGACAGAAGTGGAGAGGCAGCAAGAAGTAAAGCTGAAACAGTGGTCTCAAGAAGCAGCATTATGCTAAAGACTTCTGAGCTGATGGAGAGGAGCAGTGAGACACCTTTGGAGACAATCAGCTGGAAGAGCCATGGCTCATCAGATGCAAGTTCATCCGAAACAAAGCACGTCACTGTGAGAAGTTCCTGGAGAACACGACAAGGCCTACATTCCCTGGAGGACTCTCAAACCAAAGTGGAGAAAAGTGCAACTTTCAGTGTCACAAACTTGTGTAGGTCCTCAGTGGACCTTTCAGAAGGGGAAGGGAATAGTTCAAAGGCAGACTTCCTGGAACAGACCTCATCGAGGACGAGTGCCACTGCTAATTCCTGGAGCGCCCCTGACCCTGTACTGGGGTCCCGAAGGACCAAAAGTAACCTAAGTGCATCTGAGCTGCTGACATGCAGGAGCTCTGGCAGTgatcctccagcagctgctgcttcccagaggAACACACTACCT GATGAAAGCAAGGATTTTGTGTCCAGTTCCAGAAGGAAGCATTATGGCTCTTCTGAGTACCTGCTACAGGCTGACACTCTGGGGAAAAGGACAGCCACCAAGGTGGAGCTGCAGGACCCTGAATCCAACTCCCCTGCACCAGCAGGGCTCCAAGGAGAGGAGCAG GGCGCTGCCCGGGCCGGCCGGACATCTCGGCGATGA